A portion of the Dehalococcoidia bacterium genome contains these proteins:
- a CDS encoding NAD(P)/FAD-dependent oxidoreductase, translating to MPDETFDAVIVGGGTTALFTAMYLMKYGGMSVGIFERRHEIGGCMATEEAAAPGFRGNTHATMMFDWYHLPFYRDFPEFWDYGNQHDQYLCSDGATFRKDQTCIAIYSRKHDPSQERTAKEIARFSERDAEQWLKFWNVWTSDEALRVQIDRLFMPAEDRAAPETMERQLALYPKLVEAGFTPDSLYLAASHLRSMKEMWESPELQYCIARIVLSGAFDVNHTGVGAETIGYAMQLPGLGFCRGGTHQIAHAAHKILVAGGVKFFTHAEVDKVIIENGTAKGIRLTDGTEIKARKLVLSTLNPRQLCFDLIGREHLDDKTARRVELTEATFGCLMWYSFACHERPKYEAAAFNPDINETFWLGLAETPDPDHIARETYFMKLGLWPPPEDFCPTVWSHSMVDPSYAPRGKFVCNNEQVGPPASAHTEREWLKIKKWYAEELIKLWSKHAPNMNWDNIIGYDPNTPYDNLRMKNLAPNGAMSGDDRPTYQSFENRPTPELANHRTPIKNLYCTGGSWWVGTNIGGSESYNCYRIIAKDLNLGKPWEEKGKEDPDSLVEQMWIQDKKKRDTFKRDDLKSTS from the coding sequence ATGCCCGATGAAACGTTTGATGCGGTAATAGTTGGAGGTGGAACTACAGCTCTATTCACTGCTATGTATCTGATGAAGTACGGCGGCATGAGCGTTGGTATATTCGAGAGGAGGCATGAGATTGGCGGCTGCATGGCCACCGAGGAGGCCGCTGCCCCGGGCTTTCGCGGTAACACCCATGCCACAATGATGTTTGACTGGTACCATCTGCCATTTTATCGCGATTTTCCCGAGTTCTGGGACTACGGGAATCAGCACGACCAGTATCTCTGCTCCGATGGCGCCACCTTCAGAAAGGACCAGACCTGCATCGCCATCTACAGCAGGAAACATGACCCTAGCCAGGAGCGCACGGCGAAGGAGATCGCCCGCTTCTCGGAGAGGGACGCCGAGCAGTGGCTTAAATTCTGGAATGTATGGACGAGCGATGAGGCACTGAGAGTGCAGATTGATCGGCTATTCATGCCGGCGGAGGATCGCGCGGCGCCCGAGACAATGGAGCGGCAACTAGCTTTGTATCCGAAACTGGTGGAAGCCGGTTTTACGCCAGACTCACTATACCTGGCAGCCAGCCACCTGCGCTCGATGAAGGAAATGTGGGAAAGCCCTGAACTGCAGTACTGTATTGCCAGAATTGTCCTTTCGGGGGCGTTCGATGTTAACCACACGGGGGTTGGGGCTGAAACCATAGGTTACGCTATGCAGTTGCCAGGCCTGGGTTTTTGCCGGGGGGGAACCCACCAGATAGCTCACGCTGCCCATAAGATACTGGTTGCCGGAGGAGTGAAGTTCTTCACCCACGCCGAGGTGGATAAGGTCATCATAGAGAATGGAACCGCAAAAGGCATCCGCCTCACCGACGGTACTGAAATCAAGGCAAGGAAGCTGGTATTGAGTACCTTGAACCCGCGGCAGCTTTGTTTCGACCTGATTGGTAGAGAGCATCTGGATGATAAAACGGCGCGTCGCGTGGAGCTGACTGAAGCAACCTTCGGCTGCCTTATGTGGTACAGCTTCGCCTGTCACGAGAGGCCTAAATACGAGGCGGCGGCGTTCAATCCCGATATAAATGAGACTTTCTGGCTCGGGTTGGCAGAAACTCCCGACCCCGATCACATTGCCAGGGAGACTTACTTCATGAAGCTGGGGCTATGGCCTCCGCCGGAGGACTTCTGTCCCACCGTCTGGTCTCACAGCATGGTTGACCCTTCCTACGCACCTAGGGGGAAATTCGTTTGCAATAACGAGCAGGTGGGACCTCCTGCCTCCGCCCATACGGAGAGGGAGTGGCTGAAGATAAAGAAGTGGTATGCCGAGGAGCTGATCAAACTGTGGTCGAAGCATGCCCCCAACATGAACTGGGACAATATCATCGGCTATGATCCTAACACCCCCTACGATAACCTGCGGATGAAGAACCTGGCGCCCAACGGGGCCATGTCAGGGGATGACCGCCCGACCTACCAATCTTTTGAAAATAGGCCTACCCCCGAGCTGGCTAACCACAGGACACCGATAAAGAACCTCTATTGTACCGGTGGATCCTGGTGGGTGGGAACAAACATAGGCGGATCCGAGTCCTACAACTGCTACAGGATCATCGCCAAGGACCTGAATCTGGGCAAGCCGTGGGAGGAGAAAGGTAAAGAGGATCCGGATTCCCTGGTTGAGCAGATGTGGATTCAAGATAAGAAGAAGCGGGACACATTCAAGAGGGATGACCTCAAGAGCACATCATAG
- a CDS encoding NAD(P)/FAD-dependent oxidoreductase, with amino-acid sequence MEANYDVIIIGGGPNGLTTACYLSKAGLKVLLLEKRYELGGGLATEEITLPDYFHNTHAIYHLMADYAPPIKDFELAERYDLEYIHPELEWAMPLSDGNSLCIYQDVEKTCQSIAKFSKKDADSYREMSQRFYTIVNDFIGPATYCAAMPPLEQVIELDKTDVGKDINELTEQTPEEIIDELFENDVVKTLMLYIACHWGLQYDASGASYMVPLLINRATNYRLVRGGSHRLSNALTKYMLEFGGEILTSAQIKRIIVEGGTAKGVELDGGIKYMANKAVISTIDTHQTFLQLVGKDNLDATLVEKIEAWEWEHWSLCHLHLAMEEPPQFAAAANNPDIDNAFIYVLGFENSEDLKKHWDAMINDNTMVEPEGFNCCFPSVHDPYQAPPGRCSGLISQMAPYELNGDKEKWLRMKFKEERAEKLLEVLQKYAPNMTKDKVLWWNMTTPADIENKFVNMVKGSIKQGAYDSTQMGYWRPNDDCPNHRTPINNLYLGGASSYPGGLVTFGAGYGTANVVAEDTGADKWWPEPDHVTAARAKGMPL; translated from the coding sequence ATGGAAGCAAATTACGATGTAATAATCATCGGCGGTGGACCTAACGGGCTGACAACCGCCTGCTATCTGAGCAAGGCGGGACTGAAGGTACTGCTGCTGGAGAAGAGGTATGAGCTTGGCGGCGGGCTGGCCACGGAGGAGATAACGCTCCCCGACTACTTCCACAACACCCACGCCATCTATCACCTGATGGCGGATTACGCTCCCCCGATCAAGGACTTCGAGCTTGCGGAGAGGTATGACCTCGAATACATCCACCCCGAGCTCGAGTGGGCCATGCCCCTAAGCGACGGCAACAGCCTGTGCATCTACCAGGATGTGGAGAAGACCTGCCAGTCGATAGCCAAATTCTCCAAAAAGGATGCGGACAGCTACCGCGAAATGAGCCAGCGGTTCTACACTATCGTTAACGATTTCATCGGCCCGGCCACCTACTGCGCTGCGATGCCGCCCCTGGAGCAGGTAATAGAGCTGGACAAGACCGATGTGGGGAAAGACATCAACGAACTCACCGAGCAGACCCCAGAGGAGATCATAGACGAGCTTTTCGAGAACGATGTGGTTAAGACACTTATGCTCTACATCGCCTGTCACTGGGGCCTCCAGTACGACGCCTCCGGGGCAAGCTACATGGTGCCCCTGCTCATCAACCGGGCAACCAACTACCGCCTCGTAAGGGGTGGGTCCCACCGCCTCTCCAATGCCCTTACCAAGTACATGCTGGAGTTCGGCGGGGAGATCCTCACCAGTGCCCAGATCAAGCGGATTATCGTGGAGGGCGGAACGGCAAAGGGTGTGGAACTAGACGGCGGTATCAAGTACATGGCAAATAAGGCGGTAATCAGCACCATTGATACCCACCAGACGTTTCTCCAGCTCGTCGGCAAGGACAACCTGGATGCAACTCTCGTGGAGAAGATCGAGGCATGGGAGTGGGAGCACTGGAGCCTGTGCCACCTTCACCTGGCGATGGAGGAGCCCCCGCAATTCGCCGCGGCGGCCAACAACCCGGATATCGATAATGCCTTTATCTACGTGCTGGGATTCGAGAACAGCGAGGACCTGAAAAAGCACTGGGATGCCATGATAAATGACAATACAATGGTGGAGCCGGAGGGTTTCAACTGCTGCTTCCCCAGCGTCCACGACCCTTACCAGGCGCCACCGGGAAGGTGCTCCGGCCTCATCTCGCAGATGGCCCCGTATGAACTTAACGGGGACAAGGAGAAGTGGCTCCGCATGAAGTTCAAGGAGGAGCGCGCCGAGAAATTACTGGAAGTCCTTCAGAAATATGCCCCCAACATGACGAAGGACAAGGTGCTGTGGTGGAATATGACCACCCCCGCCGACATCGAAAACAAGTTCGTCAATATGGTGAAAGGCTCGATAAAACAGGGGGCCTACGACTCGACGCAGATGGGCTACTGGCGCCCCAACGATGACTGCCCCAACCACAGGACGCCGATAAATAACCTGTACCTGGGTGGGGCAAGCAGCTATCCCGGCGGCCTGGTCACCTTCGGTGCGGGGTACGGCACGGCCAACGTGGTGGCCGAGGATACCGGTGCGGACAAATGGTGGCCGGAGCCCGATCATGTAACCGCCGCCCGCGCAAAGGGCATGCCCCTGTAA
- a CDS encoding MaoC family dehydratase N-terminal domain-containing protein: MEFYEELKADIGKEGERLVAVDEVCKPMIRHWCEAMQDGNPLYTDEEYARKSKYGGIIAPPTMVLTWTMPPLWPPTDRPPHPFEQFLEKLDKAGFYGILITNVAQKYLRPLFPGDHINFTYKVTDVSPEKKTSLGSGHFVTTTFVFNNQKGETVATQSLTVLKYRIGA; encoded by the coding sequence ATGGAATTCTATGAAGAGTTGAAGGCAGATATTGGGAAGGAGGGGGAGCGGCTAGTTGCCGTTGATGAGGTGTGCAAGCCGATGATCAGGCACTGGTGCGAAGCGATGCAGGATGGCAATCCCTTGTATACCGACGAAGAGTATGCCAGAAAAAGCAAGTATGGTGGTATTATCGCCCCACCCACTATGGTGCTGACATGGACTATGCCCCCACTATGGCCTCCGACGGATCGGCCACCGCATCCCTTTGAGCAGTTTTTAGAGAAGCTCGATAAAGCTGGCTTCTATGGGATACTCATCACCAATGTGGCCCAGAAATATTTGCGGCCGCTATTTCCTGGGGACCATATAAACTTCACGTATAAGGTTACTGATGTGTCACCGGAGAAAAAGACGAGCTTGGGAAGTGGTCACTTCGTGACCACGACCTTCGTCTTCAATAATCAAAAAGGGGAGACGGTTGCCACCCAAAGTCTTACCGTCTTGAAGTATCGCATCGGAGCCTAA
- a CDS encoding MaoC/PaaZ C-terminal domain-containing protein, with protein sequence MAWKSLCWEDVEEGQELPTVTKDITCTTVIAGAIASRDFTPVHHDRDFAQKAGLKDFFLNNATICGFSGKYLTDWTGPEGELKEISFRIATPCFPGDTMTMTGKVVKKYTEGDQHLVDVEYEFAVPQGRNCGGTGTIALPTRGHKLT encoded by the coding sequence ATGGCTTGGAAATCCCTTTGCTGGGAGGATGTTGAGGAAGGACAAGAGCTTCCCACAGTAACTAAGGATATTACCTGTACCACGGTAATCGCTGGCGCTATAGCTAGCAGGGACTTTACCCCCGTACATCACGACCGTGACTTTGCCCAAAAAGCGGGCCTGAAGGACTTCTTTCTGAACAACGCGACCATCTGTGGATTCTCGGGTAAGTACTTGACCGACTGGACAGGACCTGAGGGAGAGCTAAAAGAGATATCATTTCGCATTGCGACACCCTGCTTCCCCGGTGATACCATGACAATGACCGGCAAGGTGGTCAAAAAATACACCGAGGGAGACCAGCACCTGGTGGATGTGGAATATGAGTTCGCTGTTCCACAGGGGCGCAACTGCGGTGGAACAGGAACCATTGCTCTGCCTACCCGAGGGCACAAACTGACTTGA
- a CDS encoding thiolase family protein, with protein MAERVAIVAVAQTKYHPNRADVSEEELAYEAIKQVLEETGLTLSDMESAITCCQDAYDGRTIASLSLQRVVGAHFGHELTVAEDGINAAYVAMAEVLSGHFETVLLVSHMKESQAEKSVIENCAFDAILMRQLGLDYTSAAALQARRYMDRYGITPEQCAKAVVRNRRNARNNPFAQEPMDVTVDDVIGSRMLASPIRLLDTKPISDGACAMIMTTEEKAKKLTKKLVWIAGGSNCYETHYLGDRELADCDALVKAAKKAYSMAGINDPLSQIDVAEISTEYSYQEPLWLEGLGFCGRGEGGKLVDSRTLEMGGQLPVNPSGGVLPGNPNGVAGMARIAEAVLQLRGEAGAGQVEGAKVALAHGYTGICGQHQAVMILANM; from the coding sequence ATGGCTGAAAGAGTGGCGATCGTGGCAGTAGCCCAGACCAAATACCACCCCAACAGGGCTGATGTAAGTGAGGAGGAACTGGCGTATGAGGCAATAAAGCAAGTGCTGGAGGAGACGGGACTCACCCTGTCCGACATGGAGTCAGCCATAACTTGCTGCCAGGATGCCTACGATGGCAGGACGATAGCGAGCTTGAGTCTCCAGCGCGTTGTGGGAGCGCATTTCGGGCATGAATTGACCGTAGCTGAAGATGGAATCAATGCCGCCTACGTTGCCATGGCAGAGGTCCTCTCCGGCCACTTTGAGACCGTCCTGCTTGTGTCTCATATGAAGGAATCTCAGGCTGAAAAGAGCGTGATTGAAAATTGTGCCTTCGATGCCATTCTCATGAGGCAGCTGGGTTTGGACTATACCTCAGCCGCTGCCCTGCAGGCCAGGCGCTATATGGACAGGTACGGTATTACACCTGAGCAGTGCGCTAAAGCGGTGGTCAGGAACCGCCGCAATGCCAGGAACAATCCCTTTGCCCAGGAGCCCATGGATGTTACGGTGGACGATGTCATCGGATCGAGGATGCTGGCATCCCCCATCAGGCTCCTCGATACCAAACCGATATCGGATGGTGCATGTGCCATGATTATGACTACAGAGGAAAAGGCTAAAAAGCTTACCAAGAAGCTGGTATGGATAGCGGGGGGGTCGAACTGCTATGAGACACACTACCTGGGAGACCGGGAACTGGCCGATTGTGACGCTCTGGTGAAGGCTGCCAAGAAGGCCTACAGCATGGCGGGCATCAATGATCCTTTGAGCCAGATAGATGTGGCTGAGATATCCACGGAGTATTCCTACCAGGAGCCCCTATGGCTGGAGGGGCTTGGTTTCTGCGGCCGCGGCGAGGGAGGCAAGCTGGTTGATTCCAGAACGCTTGAGATGGGCGGCCAGCTTCCGGTGAACCCCTCGGGAGGGGTGCTTCCCGGCAACCCGAATGGTGTAGCGGGTATGGCACGCATCGCTGAGGCAGTATTGCAGCTCCGCGGCGAAGCGGGTGCTGGACAGGTGGAGGGAGCCAAGGTAGCCCTTGCACATGGCTATACCGGGATCTGCGGGCAGCATCAAGCGGTGATGATTCTAGCTAACATGTAG